Proteins encoded within one genomic window of Candidatus Hepatobacter penaei:
- a CDS encoding KpsF/GutQ family sugar-phosphate isomerase: MPVLQKTQTVETLPLSEKAMLAVYQRALEELETSFDKAFAHAQAHLATLKGTLILAGVGKSGHIAKKLAASFTSTGTPAVFIHPTEAAHGDLGMIGSADTLFVLSNSGETQELAPVLRHAKHIGAFIISMTAVPQSSLGRAADVVLTIPSAQEICPLGLAPTTSTFLMLTLGDILMSSLAHQKNLSAETYKQFHPGGNLGFKLTSLENIMRTGSFLPLVSPQTPMSEVLLVMTEKQSGCVVIAMPDHTLLGIISDGDLRRAMHPSLLTQKAEEIMTREPITAAPTCFLDEAMTLMSAKKIHALCVTDPHQKILGLATWHDCLSYQAQFQGARSL, encoded by the coding sequence ATGCCTGTTCTTCAAAAAACACAAACCGTTGAGACGCTCCCTCTTTCTGAAAAGGCCATGCTGGCTGTGTATCAGCGGGCGCTTGAGGAGCTGGAAACCTCATTTGACAAGGCCTTTGCACACGCGCAGGCTCACCTGGCCACCCTTAAGGGAACGCTCATCTTGGCAGGCGTGGGCAAAAGTGGCCACATTGCCAAAAAATTAGCTGCCTCCTTCACGTCCACAGGCACCCCGGCGGTGTTTATTCACCCGACTGAGGCTGCCCACGGCGATTTGGGCATGATTGGCTCAGCTGACACGTTGTTCGTCCTGTCTAATTCAGGCGAAACACAAGAGCTGGCGCCCGTGCTTAGACATGCCAAACACATTGGGGCTTTTATCATCTCCATGACGGCGGTACCCCAAAGCTCTCTTGGTCGTGCTGCAGATGTGGTGCTGACCATTCCCTCTGCGCAAGAAATCTGTCCCCTTGGTCTGGCGCCCACCACATCGACATTTCTGATGCTCACCTTGGGTGACATATTGATGTCGTCGCTGGCTCACCAAAAAAACCTTTCTGCGGAAACGTATAAACAATTTCACCCCGGCGGCAACCTCGGATTTAAACTCACAAGCTTAGAAAACATCATGCGCACCGGGTCTTTTTTGCCGCTTGTTTCGCCCCAAACGCCCATGTCAGAGGTTTTGTTGGTGATGACAGAAAAGCAATCAGGATGCGTGGTGATTGCGATGCCAGATCACACCCTTCTTGGCATTATCAGTGATGGTGACTTAAGACGCGCCATGCACCCCTCCTTGCTGACCCAAAAGGCGGAAGAAATTATGACCCGCGAGCCTATCACGGCCGCGCCAACCTGCTTTTTGGATGAAGCGATGACGCTGATGTCCGCTAAGAAAATACACGCCCTCTGCGTGACAGACCCTCACCAAAAAATCTTAGGGCTGGCCACGTGGCACGACTGTTTGTCCTATCAAGCACAGTTTCAAGGAGCGCGATCTTTATGA
- the lptC gene encoding LPS export ABC transporter periplasmic protein LptC, giving the protein MSDISLFFKHYERIIRMTRWALVGLWILTCLYFLMPSLTKSVTAPPNKAKTSFKTEARDMSYVLVSPQKTIKITGQEGHYVEKDVVNLAGNVTLDTEDGTHIVSRDVRLNPETKHVHGDHAVHGKGPLGTFEAEGFSLDNAGEYLCLKGRSHLILNVAP; this is encoded by the coding sequence ATGAGCGATATCTCCCTTTTTTTCAAGCACTATGAACGCATCATCCGTATGACCCGATGGGCTCTTGTGGGGCTTTGGATCCTCACCTGTCTTTATTTTTTAATGCCGAGCTTAACGAAATCTGTGACTGCCCCGCCCAACAAAGCCAAAACCTCTTTTAAGACAGAGGCCCGCGACATGTCTTATGTGCTGGTTAGCCCTCAAAAAACAATCAAAATCACGGGCCAAGAAGGGCATTATGTGGAAAAAGATGTGGTCAACCTGGCAGGCAACGTCACCCTAGATACAGAAGATGGCACCCACATTGTGTCGCGGGATGTGCGCCTCAACCCTGAAACAAAACATGTCCACGGAGATCATGCCGTTCATGGCAAGGGGCCCTTGGGCACCTTTGAGGCCGAAGGGTTTTCCCTTGACAACGCCGGGGAATATCTGTGCTTGAAGGGGCGGTCTCATCTTATCCTGAACGTGGCCCCATGA
- a CDS encoding 3-hydroxybutyrate dehydrogenase — MRSVIVTGSTSGIGLGIAKVFAKNGDQVLLNGIESESDVQPLIEELSTLSGQKVVYSGADLSRVQGCHDLVDTCLDVFGAVDVVVNNAGIQHKALVENFPEDRWRKVIQLNLEAAFFIAQKALPYMYEKKWGRLIHISSAHGLVASVEKAAYVAAKHGLLGLSKVMALEAAGRGVTSNCICPGWVLTPLVQKQIEGIAEREGCDLNEAKHKLLVEKQPSKEFATPEEIGAATFFLASQEAAQITGAHLAVDGGWTAQ; from the coding sequence GTGCGCAGCGTGATTGTAACAGGATCGACAAGTGGTATTGGGTTGGGCATTGCCAAGGTTTTTGCCAAGAATGGTGATCAGGTGTTGCTTAACGGCATTGAGTCTGAAAGCGACGTGCAACCCTTGATTGAAGAGCTATCCACGCTTTCAGGTCAAAAGGTTGTGTATTCGGGCGCAGATCTCAGCCGTGTTCAAGGGTGTCATGATCTTGTGGATACATGCCTGGATGTGTTTGGCGCTGTGGATGTGGTGGTAAACAACGCCGGCATTCAGCACAAAGCGCTTGTGGAAAATTTTCCTGAAGATCGGTGGAGAAAGGTGATCCAGCTTAACCTTGAGGCTGCCTTCTTTATTGCGCAAAAAGCTTTGCCTTACATGTATGAGAAAAAATGGGGTCGCTTGATTCATATTTCCTCTGCGCACGGGTTGGTGGCGTCGGTGGAAAAAGCGGCCTATGTGGCAGCCAAGCATGGGTTGTTGGGGTTGTCTAAGGTGATGGCACTTGAGGCAGCCGGCCGCGGCGTGACCAGCAACTGCATCTGTCCAGGTTGGGTGCTGACACCTTTGGTGCAAAAGCAAATTGAAGGCATTGCCGAAAGGGAAGGGTGCGACCTGAATGAAGCTAAGCATAAGCTTTTGGTGGAAAAGCAACCGTCTAAAGAGTTTGCCACGCCTGAAGAAATTGGTGCCGCAACGTTCTTTTTGGCTTCACAAGAGGCAGCACAGATCACAGGCGCGCACCTGGCTGTGGATGGCGGTTGGACAGCGCAATAG
- the hflC gene encoding protease modulator HflC produces MIRNITLALSGVLLFLLLQSAFIVQQTDQTLVLQLGRLVRVIKAPGLFWKTPFIQDTITYDNRILGLTVPATEVTLGDQKRVVVDMFVRYRINNPVAFYQSVRNEQGAQSRLMSLISGFARSILGKKNLEDLLSERRVGVMDQIRERLNQAARLLGLQVVDVRILRADLPPANSLAIFERMISERRKEALEIRAVGSEKSNIIRANARLKGERIMADAIEKVGKIRAAGQKAAQTIYRDAYGQSPEFAYFYQTLAAYRQALKKQTVYVLHPDQPFMHLFNGTPSPASPSASSPVSPSKHSPHRQTQR; encoded by the coding sequence ATGATCAGAAACATCACCCTTGCGCTTAGCGGCGTTTTGCTTTTCTTACTGCTGCAAAGTGCGTTTATTGTGCAACAAACTGATCAAACGCTTGTCTTGCAGCTGGGGCGACTTGTGCGCGTGATTAAGGCCCCTGGCCTTTTTTGGAAAACGCCGTTCATTCAAGACACCATCACCTATGATAACCGCATTCTTGGCCTGACCGTGCCGGCCACAGAGGTAACGCTGGGCGATCAAAAACGTGTGGTGGTGGATATGTTTGTACGTTATCGCATTAATAACCCGGTTGCTTTTTATCAAAGTGTGCGCAATGAACAGGGGGCACAATCAAGGCTGATGTCGCTAATTTCAGGCTTTGCGCGCAGCATCTTGGGCAAAAAAAATCTTGAAGATTTGCTATCTGAACGCCGTGTAGGTGTGATGGACCAAATTCGTGAACGACTGAATCAGGCGGCACGATTGCTGGGGCTTCAGGTGGTGGATGTGCGCATCTTAAGGGCTGATCTCCCTCCCGCCAACAGCCTGGCTATTTTTGAGCGCATGATCAGCGAGCGACGCAAGGAGGCTTTAGAGATTCGCGCGGTGGGGTCCGAAAAAAGCAATATCATCCGTGCCAACGCACGGCTCAAGGGTGAACGCATTATGGCAGACGCCATTGAGAAAGTGGGTAAGATTCGTGCCGCGGGCCAAAAGGCGGCGCAAACCATTTATCGGGATGCTTACGGGCAAAGTCCGGAATTTGCATATTTTTACCAAACCTTAGCAGCTTATCGTCAAGCTCTGAAGAAACAGACGGTTTATGTCCTTCACCCTGATCAGCCTTTCATGCATCTTTTCAATGGCACGCCTTCACCAGCCTCTCCGTCAGCATCTTCGCCAGTGTCTCCTTCCAAACATTCCCCCCATCGTCAAACCCAAAGGTAG
- a CDS encoding LptA/OstA family protein — MMRLVVALWLLGLTQALCDDKLVIRADTKMSCHQTKGTCTALGHVDLSKKELRIRADRMDMTFTKEPHAIQTLQARGTVRIDMPHVQALGQKAHYEHNNHTTTLYGNPRIVLKDFYILSPAPCTFHHLKRQGHIQYPHMIFPTYKATLTAQTLTFKVKPSPKGDAMIHVTSEGDVLFVNTHVTIAAQRAVYDPNQKKLTLYGNVKMADAEGVALMDKAIYRLDTTEAFFHNRHGGRTKGLFRQPSHKDTAT; from the coding sequence ATGATGCGCCTTGTGGTCGCCCTGTGGCTTTTGGGTCTTACGCAGGCGCTTTGTGATGATAAGCTGGTGATCCGCGCTGACACCAAAATGAGCTGTCATCAAACAAAAGGCACGTGCACCGCGCTGGGTCACGTTGATCTCAGCAAAAAGGAGTTACGCATCCGCGCCGATCGCATGGATATGACCTTTACAAAAGAGCCTCACGCCATCCAAACCCTTCAGGCCCGCGGCACGGTGCGTATTGATATGCCCCACGTGCAAGCCTTGGGACAAAAAGCGCACTATGAGCACAACAACCACACCACCACCCTTTATGGAAACCCGCGGATTGTGCTGAAAGATTTCTACATTCTCTCTCCTGCTCCGTGCACTTTTCATCACCTCAAACGCCAGGGGCACATACAGTACCCACACATGATCTTTCCAACGTATAAAGCCACCCTCACAGCTCAGACCCTTACCTTTAAGGTAAAACCCTCCCCCAAAGGAGACGCCATGATTCACGTCACAAGCGAAGGCGATGTGCTTTTTGTGAATACACACGTCACCATCGCCGCCCAGCGGGCTGTGTATGACCCCAACCAAAAGAAGCTCACGCTTTATGGTAACGTCAAGATGGCCGATGCTGAAGGGGTGGCCCTGATGGATAAAGCGATCTATAGACTAGACACAACGGAAGCTTTTTTTCACAATAGGCATGGTGGCCGCACCAAAGGCCTTTTTCGTCAGCCTTCGCACAAGGACACCGCAACATAA
- the hflK gene encoding FtsH protease activity modulator HflK, which produces MSQRYGPWGGRETSTQKPSFSFFEGDFFHKFRHGKRAPQKPLFLVAFLVILYLCSGFYSIQPSQQGVVLRFGKAVRMSNPGLNWHLPWPFETVMIENVTQVKRVESGIPLVGVRAYMKSAGVDEHAMLTGDENLVEVYFTVLWVIKDLKAFLFNTRDPEDTVKSAAESVVREIVAQTPISRVLAEGRSFINKTAQEHLQAAVDRYGMGVHIQEVVMGRIDPPSRVIDAYRDVQRARADQERAINEAEAFQNALIPKKRAESTQMIRKAEGQALHVVARAREKTSPFLELLPGWTQSRRVVSDQMRLEAFADILSQQRKVVLGSSKGQTVAPILPLASANLFEQEKAKD; this is translated from the coding sequence ATGAGTCAACGTTATGGACCTTGGGGAGGTCGGGAGACGTCTACACAAAAACCCTCCTTCTCCTTTTTCGAGGGTGACTTCTTTCATAAGTTCCGTCACGGAAAACGTGCTCCCCAAAAGCCCCTCTTTTTAGTTGCGTTTCTTGTCATCCTTTATCTTTGCAGCGGTTTTTACAGCATCCAACCCAGTCAGCAAGGTGTGGTTTTACGGTTTGGCAAAGCGGTACGCATGAGCAACCCTGGCCTTAACTGGCATCTGCCTTGGCCCTTTGAAACGGTAATGATTGAGAATGTGACACAGGTCAAACGCGTAGAAAGCGGTATCCCTCTTGTGGGCGTGAGGGCCTATATGAAAAGTGCTGGCGTTGACGAGCATGCCATGCTTACCGGGGATGAAAACTTGGTGGAAGTTTATTTCACCGTTTTGTGGGTGATCAAAGATCTCAAAGCGTTTCTTTTTAACACCCGCGACCCTGAAGACACGGTGAAATCAGCGGCTGAAAGCGTTGTCAGAGAAATTGTGGCTCAAACACCGATTTCGCGAGTGTTGGCCGAGGGGCGGAGTTTTATTAACAAAACCGCGCAAGAGCACCTGCAAGCTGCTGTTGATCGTTATGGCATGGGCGTTCATATCCAAGAGGTGGTGATGGGTCGCATTGACCCTCCCTCACGTGTGATTGATGCATACAGGGACGTGCAGCGGGCCCGTGCTGACCAAGAGCGTGCCATCAATGAGGCTGAAGCGTTCCAAAATGCGTTGATCCCGAAAAAGCGCGCCGAAAGCACACAAATGATCCGCAAGGCTGAAGGGCAAGCCCTGCACGTTGTGGCGCGTGCGCGTGAAAAAACCTCCCCTTTCCTTGAGCTTTTGCCTGGCTGGACGCAAAGCCGACGGGTGGTGTCAGATCAAATGCGCCTTGAAGCCTTTGCCGACATCTTAAGCCAGCAACGCAAGGTTGTGCTGGGGTCATCCAAAGGGCAAACCGTGGCGCCTATTTTGCCGCTGGCCAGTGCGAACCTTTTCGAGCAAGAAAAAGCAAAGGATTAA
- the rpmF gene encoding 50S ribosomal protein L32, whose translation MAVPKKRTSLSRKKMRAAGSALRVACVSKCANCGSTKRAHHMCDSCGHYKGRLVLAPSPEVEPAP comes from the coding sequence ATGGCTGTTCCTAAGAAACGGACATCGCTGTCCCGAAAAAAAATGCGTGCCGCTGGCAGCGCCCTACGTGTGGCGTGTGTGTCCAAATGTGCAAATTGTGGTTCCACAAAACGTGCTCACCATATGTGTGATTCCTGTGGTCACTACAAGGGGCGTTTGGTGCTGGCACCTTCTCCCGAGGTGGAGCCAGCTCCGTAA
- the infC gene encoding translation initiation factor IF-3: MNTGPRINDYIRASKVRLIDSEGEFLGIVSLEEAREEAARRGLDLVEVAADARPPVCKILDYGKLRFEERKKKALMKKKQKSLDTKELQFRLKIGDHDYQVKLRQAENFLRQGHRLRVVVRFKGREIGHQNMGVDLVNKILADLSALGKPEAVTKSEGRRMLVVVVPLAKKAGQQEKKPSSSPEKPAPPQVAPEKAGSEKPSPEVSSGGPSSEASPSADAPASKP; encoded by the coding sequence ATGAATACAGGCCCGCGTATCAATGATTACATTCGTGCCTCCAAGGTGCGTCTGATTGATAGTGAGGGAGAATTTTTAGGCATTGTGTCTCTTGAGGAGGCGCGAGAAGAGGCAGCGCGTCGAGGTCTTGATCTGGTTGAGGTTGCGGCCGATGCACGTCCGCCTGTGTGCAAAATTCTTGATTATGGCAAGCTTCGCTTTGAAGAGCGTAAGAAGAAAGCGCTCATGAAAAAGAAGCAAAAATCGCTCGACACCAAGGAGCTGCAATTTCGTTTAAAAATCGGTGACCATGATTATCAGGTCAAACTGCGTCAGGCGGAAAACTTTTTAAGGCAAGGCCACCGTTTGCGTGTGGTGGTGCGTTTCAAGGGGCGCGAAATTGGTCACCAAAATATGGGCGTTGACCTTGTGAACAAAATTCTGGCCGATCTGTCGGCGTTGGGCAAGCCTGAAGCTGTGACAAAAAGTGAAGGGCGCCGCATGTTGGTGGTGGTGGTGCCGCTGGCCAAGAAAGCTGGTCAGCAGGAGAAAAAGCCGTCCTCATCGCCTGAAAAGCCTGCGCCTCCACAGGTTGCGCCTGAGAAAGCGGGTTCTGAGAAACCTTCCCCTGAGGTTTCATCGGGGGGCCCTTCGTCTGAAGCGTCGCCATCTGCTGACGCGCCTGCTTCGAAGCCATAA
- the thrS gene encoding threonine--tRNA ligase codes for MDPQAEHRMKTGFDWAKERGVKDAALMRMQGQLFDLSSSWPSDTEVEILSRTHPDVLPTLRHDMAHVLAQAVKELYDDVQVTIGPDIEHGFYYDFYREISFRDEDLPVIEARMREIVKRDERFVRQEWSRPEAVAYFKAQGEHFKVELIEGLPTDEVLSVYRQGTFLDLCRGPHLPSTRYVGRGFKLTRLAGAYWRGDAQGVKLQRIYGLGFATEQDLADHLTFLDEAEKRDHRRLGREMDLFHFQEEAAGSVFWHPKGWRIYTCLQHYIRHRLEAAGYQEINTPQMLSRTFWEKSGHWDKFRHAMITCDLPEAQEHKEPLALKPMSCPGHVEVFKQGIKSYRDLPLRFSEFGACVRYEPSGALFGLMRVRAFTQDDAHIFCTPTQALEETKAFCDLLASVYKDLGFDEVGVMFSDRPKVRAGDDPTWDRAEEALKAGAEAAGLSWTLNPGEGAFYGPKLEFVLKDSLGRHWQCGTLQVDLVLPERLGARYIDASGAKQTPWMLHRAILGSFERFTGILIEHYRGRLPLWLAPVQVVVLPITNALDSYAQDVVQAFKSGWLRAQMDGRSVKIGAKIREAVMSKVPHIVVVGEQEASSRSISLRAPDGTQTVLSLQEGVDKLVSCAKMPSHG; via the coding sequence ATGGATCCGCAGGCAGAGCATAGAATGAAAACAGGGTTTGACTGGGCCAAAGAACGTGGCGTGAAAGACGCGGCTCTTATGCGTATGCAGGGTCAGCTGTTTGATTTATCCTCTTCGTGGCCATCAGACACAGAGGTGGAGATTTTGTCACGCACCCATCCGGACGTGTTGCCCACGCTCCGTCATGATATGGCCCATGTGTTGGCGCAAGCGGTGAAAGAGCTGTATGACGATGTTCAGGTGACCATTGGCCCTGATATTGAGCATGGGTTTTATTATGACTTTTATCGTGAAATCTCCTTTCGGGATGAAGACTTGCCCGTCATCGAGGCGCGCATGCGGGAGATTGTGAAGCGAGATGAACGTTTTGTGCGCCAAGAGTGGTCTCGGCCTGAGGCCGTGGCCTATTTCAAAGCGCAGGGTGAGCATTTTAAGGTGGAGCTCATTGAGGGGCTGCCGACGGACGAGGTGCTTTCGGTCTATCGCCAGGGCACGTTTCTTGATTTGTGCCGCGGCCCTCATTTGCCCTCAACGCGTTATGTGGGGCGAGGGTTTAAGCTGACGCGTTTGGCAGGGGCCTATTGGCGCGGCGATGCGCAAGGGGTGAAACTGCAAAGAATCTATGGGCTGGGGTTCGCTACAGAACAAGATCTGGCTGATCACCTCACGTTTTTAGACGAAGCAGAAAAGCGGGATCATCGTCGTTTGGGCCGTGAGATGGATCTTTTTCATTTTCAAGAAGAGGCGGCGGGGAGCGTGTTTTGGCACCCTAAGGGCTGGCGCATCTATACCTGTTTGCAGCACTATATCCGCCATCGCCTGGAAGCGGCTGGGTATCAAGAGATCAACACACCTCAGATGCTGTCGCGCACATTTTGGGAAAAATCAGGCCATTGGGATAAATTCCGGCACGCCATGATCACCTGTGATTTGCCTGAAGCCCAAGAACACAAAGAGCCGTTGGCGCTTAAACCTATGAGTTGTCCAGGGCATGTAGAGGTGTTTAAGCAGGGCATCAAAAGTTATCGCGATTTGCCTTTACGTTTTTCAGAATTTGGTGCCTGTGTGCGTTATGAGCCCTCGGGCGCTTTGTTTGGCCTGATGCGTGTGCGTGCCTTTACCCAAGATGATGCTCACATTTTTTGCACGCCTACGCAGGCGTTGGAGGAAACCAAGGCGTTTTGTGATCTGTTGGCGTCGGTGTACAAAGATTTGGGCTTTGATGAGGTGGGGGTGATGTTTTCAGATCGCCCCAAAGTGCGCGCAGGGGATGATCCAACCTGGGATAGAGCGGAAGAGGCACTCAAGGCCGGCGCTGAGGCGGCCGGGCTTTCATGGACGTTGAACCCGGGGGAAGGGGCTTTTTATGGCCCCAAGCTTGAGTTTGTGTTGAAAGACAGTCTGGGCCGTCATTGGCAGTGCGGAACGCTTCAGGTGGATTTGGTATTGCCCGAGCGTTTGGGTGCGCGCTATATCGATGCGTCGGGCGCGAAACAAACACCGTGGATGTTGCACCGGGCTATTTTAGGATCGTTTGAGCGTTTTACAGGGATTTTAATCGAACACTATCGTGGGCGTTTGCCCTTGTGGTTGGCCCCTGTGCAGGTGGTGGTGCTGCCGATTACCAATGCTCTTGATTCTTATGCCCAAGATGTGGTACAAGCCTTCAAGTCCGGGTGGCTGCGTGCCCAGATGGATGGAAGGTCTGTGAAAATTGGTGCCAAGATTCGTGAAGCCGTGATGAGCAAGGTGCCCCATATTGTGGTGGTCGGCGAGCAGGAAGCGTCAAGCCGATCCATCTCTTTGCGTGCACCTGACGGCACACAAACGGTTCTGTCGTTGCAAGAGGGGGTAGACAAACTTGTTTCTTGTGCCAAGATGCCCTCACATGGTTGA
- a CDS encoding trypsin-like peptidase domain-containing protein, with translation MITWIRFALIVIGLLADGWLPLAAEPSARPSHASPTKKKSRSAKKVSPPQVTNNGFADVVEPLLPAVVNVSVIKKMTTYSLEVGPKKGGGMGGPSNDLFRFRDFLDQFDAAPKKRRVPMGAGSGFIIDAEGHVVTNAHVVDGADEVIVTLADQRDIRAKVVGMDPRSDLALLRLAEKGPFPYVHFGDASQVRVGDWSIAIGNALGLGGTVTVGVISHAGRSFMMQPTHVGGFFQTDASINLGNSGGPLFNVKGEVIGINMMIASPTGGNIGIGFAIPSDVALFVIEQLKKNGYVKRGWIGVHVQDVNQDIARSLKLKKPQGALVVDVIKGAPASKAGVKPWDLITKIDNTPIKNAAQTTKVVGRLPIGKKTPVEVWRKDPKSGNYYSKILYIHIEENEEISKPVHPKQEKAEPPKGVFAYGLTLRSLDDITRKQHHIDQGTKGLLIVDVHPESRASEFFKPGDLLLSIDQKAVTSTEEAKRVLNAAQKKGQKVVLCLTQRQGIPFFAPLSLEDDTTKEKKN, from the coding sequence GTGATCACCTGGATTCGCTTTGCATTGATTGTTATTGGATTGTTAGCAGACGGATGGCTTCCCCTTGCGGCTGAGCCTTCTGCGCGCCCATCCCATGCCTCCCCTACCAAAAAGAAGAGCCGTTCTGCCAAAAAGGTCTCTCCCCCCCAGGTGACGAACAATGGATTTGCCGATGTGGTGGAACCTTTGTTGCCTGCGGTTGTGAATGTCTCAGTGATCAAAAAAATGACCACCTACAGCCTGGAGGTGGGGCCTAAAAAGGGTGGCGGCATGGGTGGCCCCTCCAATGATCTTTTTCGCTTCCGGGATTTTCTTGATCAGTTTGATGCAGCCCCTAAGAAACGCCGGGTGCCTATGGGGGCAGGATCAGGGTTTATCATCGATGCAGAGGGCCATGTTGTCACCAATGCCCACGTGGTGGACGGGGCCGATGAGGTCATTGTCACCCTTGCAGACCAACGCGATATTCGTGCTAAGGTGGTGGGTATGGACCCACGCTCAGACCTGGCCTTGTTGAGACTGGCAGAAAAAGGTCCCTTCCCTTACGTGCACTTTGGCGATGCTTCTCAAGTGCGTGTGGGTGACTGGTCGATTGCCATTGGAAATGCGTTGGGGCTTGGCGGCACGGTAACAGTGGGCGTAATTTCGCATGCAGGGCGCAGTTTTATGATGCAACCCACCCATGTGGGCGGCTTTTTCCAAACCGATGCGTCTATCAACCTCGGCAACTCAGGTGGTCCGTTGTTTAACGTGAAGGGTGAGGTGATTGGGATCAACATGATGATCGCTTCGCCCACGGGCGGCAATATTGGCATTGGCTTTGCCATTCCTTCAGATGTTGCCCTGTTTGTGATTGAGCAGCTTAAGAAAAATGGCTATGTCAAACGCGGCTGGATTGGCGTGCATGTACAGGATGTCAACCAAGATATCGCACGCAGCCTGAAACTCAAGAAACCCCAGGGTGCGCTTGTGGTGGATGTGATCAAGGGGGCACCAGCCTCGAAAGCCGGCGTGAAACCTTGGGATTTAATCACAAAGATTGACAACACCCCCATCAAAAATGCCGCACAAACCACAAAGGTGGTGGGACGTTTGCCCATCGGCAAAAAAACACCCGTAGAAGTGTGGCGCAAAGATCCTAAGTCCGGCAACTATTACAGCAAGATCCTTTACATTCACATTGAAGAAAATGAAGAGATCTCAAAGCCCGTCCACCCCAAGCAAGAGAAGGCTGAGCCACCCAAAGGCGTGTTTGCCTATGGCCTCACGCTGCGCAGCTTGGATGACATCACACGCAAGCAACACCACATTGATCAAGGGACCAAAGGGCTGTTGATTGTGGATGTTCACCCCGAGTCACGGGCAAGTGAATTTTTCAAACCCGGCGACCTGTTGCTTTCCATTGACCAAAAAGCGGTGACCTCTACAGAGGAAGCCAAGCGTGTGCTTAACGCCGCGCAGAAAAAGGGACAAAAGGTGGTGCTGTGCCTGACGCAACGACAGGGCATTCCTTTCTTTGCCCCGTTGAGCCTCGAAGACGACACGACCAAAGAAAAAAAGAATTAG
- the lptB gene encoding LPS export ABC transporter ATP-binding protein produces MISSLPLVLSAKNLKKTYRGTPVVHNVSFHVRTGEVVGLLGPNGAGKTTSFGMVTGLIANDTGTISLGHLDLSGLPMYMRARAGIRYLPQDTSIFRGLSVEDNIMAIIEIFHRDKAKREEVLQQLLDEFRLNDIRFKQAKVLSGGERRRVEIARSLVGSPRFLLFDEPLAGIDPKMMRDIRTLIKRLKKKDLGILITDHNVRETLAVVDRAYIINGGTILKEGTPQDIVNDPMVQEIYLGAEFSL; encoded by the coding sequence ATGATTTCATCACTTCCCCTTGTTCTTTCGGCTAAAAACCTCAAAAAAACCTATCGTGGTACACCGGTGGTGCACAACGTCAGCTTTCATGTGCGCACGGGTGAAGTGGTGGGCTTATTGGGGCCCAATGGCGCCGGCAAAACCACATCTTTTGGCATGGTAACGGGCCTGATCGCCAATGACACAGGCACGATCTCGCTTGGGCACCTCGATCTTTCAGGGTTGCCCATGTATATGCGCGCCCGGGCCGGCATACGTTATCTTCCTCAAGACACCTCCATTTTCAGAGGCCTCAGCGTTGAAGACAACATCATGGCCATTATTGAGATTTTCCATCGCGATAAAGCCAAACGGGAAGAGGTGCTACAACAGCTCCTTGATGAATTTCGCCTCAATGACATTCGCTTTAAGCAAGCCAAGGTGCTGTCGGGTGGTGAGCGCCGCCGCGTTGAAATTGCCAGGTCCTTGGTGGGCTCGCCCCGCTTTCTGCTTTTTGATGAACCACTGGCAGGCATTGACCCTAAAATGATGCGCGATATACGCACCCTGATCAAAAGGTTGAAGAAAAAAGACTTAGGGATTTTGATCACCGACCACAACGTCCGCGAAACGCTGGCGGTGGTGGATAGGGCCTATATCATCAACGGCGGCACCATTCTCAAAGAAGGCACGCCGCAAGATATTGTGAACGACCCCATGGTGCAAGAAATTTATCTGGGCGCCGAATTCAGCCTCTAA